The DNA region GCGTGATCATGCTGGAGCGCGAGGCGAAGGGGATCATCGCGGAAGGGACGCCCAAGGAGCTGGCGGCGAAGAGCGACGATCCGCGGGTGCAGGAATTTTTGCACCGGGTGGCGCGCGCAGGCGCGAAGGCGTGAACGGGAATTATTTTGTCATGCGTTGCGAAGCTTTGAAACCGACTCTCTCATCAACCTGGCGCGCCATTCGCGCCGATCGATTGCTGACATGAAAACGAAAATGAATCCGGCCCTGGTGGGCGTGTTTGTGCTGGGCGCGCTGGCGCTGGGCGTGGCGGCGTTGCTGACGTTTGGCGGAGTGAGTTTTTTCTCCAAGCCGCAGCGGTTCGTCGTGTCGTTTGACGAGACGATCCACGGGCTGGATCTCGGGTCGCCGGTGAAGGTGCGGGGCGTGAGGGCGGGGCGGGTGGTGGATTTGAATGTCCACTACGACGCGAAGACGAATCTGTCGCGTGTGGTGGTCATCTGCGAGCTGACGCGGAAAGTCGTGGTGAACCATGATGGAGTGGAGATGGACCTTTCGAACCGGGCGCAGCTCGAGGAAATGGTGAAGCGGGGTTTGCGGGCCCAGCTGGGCGTGCAGGGGCTGGCGACGGGGCTTTTGTACGTGGAGCTGACGTTTGAGGATCCGGAGGTTTACCCGCTGGGCGAACTCGCGGCGGGCGGGCGTTTCCTGGAGGTGCCGAGCATCCCGTCGTCGATGGCCGAGGCGTACGCGAGCGCGATGCAGATCCTTTCGAATTTGAAGAAGATCGATTTCCCGGGGCTGGAAAAGGATGTGCGTGCCCTGTTGGTCGATACGCGGGCGAAGGTGAACACGATCGATCTAGCGGCGGTGACGGCGGAGTGGGCGAAGGCCGGGAAATCGGTGTCGGCGCTGACGGAGTCGCCAGAGATCCTGAAGACTTTTGCGAATCTGAATACGGCGATCGATGCGTTGAAGGTGACGATGGCGGGGCTCGACAAGCAGGTGGGGCCGGCGGGCGAGCAGCTGGCGGCGGTGCTGGAGCAGGCGAAGACGACGCTGAAGACTTTCGATGCGGCGGCGGCGAATGCGCGGAATTTCATCTCGGCGCAGAGCGGGCTGGGTGAGGAGGCGACGCGGACGTTGATGCAGCTCTCGGAGGCGGCGGGGGCGTTGCAGCGGCTGACGGAATTTTTGGAGCGGAATCCGAGCTCGTTGATTACGGGGCGGAAGGGGCCGCAGTGATGGGCTGCGACGTTTCTGAACTAGCGAGAAAATGAACGACTTCTATTTCTTAGGCATGTGGCTGAGCTTCGGGTTTGGCCTGTTTTTATTGGCAATGGCGGTTTATGCGATTGTCCAAGGCGGAATGCCTTATCGCGGCGCTCTCATCCTTTCCCTGAGTTCATTCGCGATTGCATGGTACTCCCGCAAACAGGCCAAAAGTTGAAAACAAAGCGCAGTTACGATGACACGGCTAGCCTCTGCGATTCGGAACTCGAGCCGCATTCGTTTCACGAAGAATCCTCTCAAATCTTTTATCCCGATGAATTCAAAAAATCCGCGTGAGCTTAATGGTGATGGTGCTGGCGTGGCGCGGTTGCGCCGGCGGTTTTTGCCGGCGTGGGCATTGATGGCGGTGGCGGCGACGGTGCTGGGCGGCTGCCAGTTGCTGCCGGTGGCGACGGCGGATGCGACGCGGTTCTTCGTGCTGACGGGGCCTACGGCGAGCGGGCTTTCGGTGGCGCACACCGGGGGGCGTTTGCAGATTGGACTGAGAGCGGTGGAGATGCCGGCGTATCTGCGCTCGACGAAGAGCATGGTGGTGCGCGATGGGGCGAACGAGATCCGCTACCAGGATTATGCGCGTTGGGCGGAGCCGCTGGAGGCGGGCGTGCTGCGGATTTTGAAGGAGCAGTTACTGGCGTCGCCTGTGGTCCGGGGAGTGGATGCGCATCCGATGCGTGGAGACGTGGCGCGGGATTACGATGTGTCGGTGCGGATCATCCGGTGCGAAGGCGCGGCGGGGAGCGATGATGTGGCGCGGTTCTCGGCGTCGTACGAGATCGTGGCGGCGGATGGCAGTGGGAAGGTGCTGGCGAGCCGGACGTTCAGCGCGCCGGAGACTGCGTGGAACGGGAAGGATTTTGGGGCGCTGGCGACGTTGCTGAGTGAGGGCGTGACGGCTCTGGGCGGGCAGATCGCGGGGGATTTGGCCAAGTGAGAGGCGCGGCGGGCGCAGGGCCCGCCGGCATCAGGGCAACGGGGAGGGTTTGGGGATGACGCGGACGCGGAAGATGAGGCGGGGTGTGGTCTGGGGGCTCGCGTGGGTGTAGGTGTTGGTGCCGCCCGTGCCGGCTTGGGAGCCGGAGATCGTCCAGGTGCGGAGATCGGTGGAGGTTTCGACTATGTAGAAGCGGTCGGCTTTGCCGGGCCAGGTGAGGTTGAACCAGATCTGGTCGCCGGGGCGGGTGACGCTGGTGACGGGCATGAGGTAGTCGGCTGCGGAGCGGGGGTCGGTGCCTGCGCCGAGTTCTTGCGCGTCGGAGATGCCATCGCGGTCGGAGTCGGTGGTGCCGGAGGACGCGTTGACGTTGCCGAACTGGGTGGTCTCCCACCAGTCGGGGAGGTTGTCGGCGTCGGCATCGGTCATGGTGAACTGGGCGGAGTGGACGGCGCTCCAGATGCCGAGGTAGTAGGTCGCGGCGGAGAGGCGGCCTGTCCAAGAAACGCGAATACGGCGACCGGAGGCGATGCCGATGGCGGAGCTGGCGGAGGGGTGGGCGCCGTCGGTGGTGAAGGTGGTGGAGCCGGAGGTCTGGGTGCTGGTGATGGTGACGTCGACGGGCTGGCTGAAGGTGCCGCCGTTGGGGCTGAAGGAGACGATGGGGGTGGTGTCGAAGGCGTAGATCCAGGCGTCGCGGGTGAGGTAGAGGGTGCGGCCGGCGAGGGCGATCCAGCCGTTGAGGCCGATGGTCTGGCGGGGCTGGCGGGTGCGCAGATCGTAAACGGTGGTCTCGGTGGTGCTGCTCGTGGCGACGAGAGTATCGTTGGCGACGAGGAGGTGGCCTGAGGGGAGCGCGTAGGTGAGCGGGGTGCCGTAGGTGGCGATGAGGCGGCCGGTGGCTTGATCGTGGGCGCGGACGATGCCATCGGAGCTGAGGGCGTAAACGGCGTCGTGGGCGAGGGCGGGGGAACCGATGAATTTGCCGCGGATGCGCCAGGCGATGGACTGGGCGGTGAGGTCGATGGCGGCGAGTTCGCTGTCCATGGTGGGGTGACCGTAGGAGTCGGCGATGACGAAGGCGCGACCGGCGGTGCTGGCGATGGCGTGGGTTTCCATGGAGTTGCCGTTGGTGATCGCGAGGTCGGCAGTCCAGAGGATGTCGCCGGTGGTGGCGTCGTGCTGGCGGAAGATGCCTTTGGTGAGGCTGTAGATCTGGCCGCCGACGATGGTGCTGGTGCCGCCGTTGCCGTTGAGGGGGAAGTTTTTGGTGAAGCGGAGGGTGCCGGCGGAGCGGTCGATGCCGAGGAACTGGGCCCCTTGGGCGGCGACGCCGGCGATCAGGTTATCGGATACGGCGGGGGGGATGACGGTGTAGAGGGAGTAGGTGGTGGGGCGCGTCCAGCGGGAGGAGCCGGTGGCGGGGTCGAGCGCGCGGACTTCGCAGCCGCCGCTGTAGGTGCCGTAGGTGGCGATGAGGTCGGCGCCGTGGAGGACGGGTTGAAGGACGACGTCGTAGCCTGAGGGAGAGAGGATGCTCCAGCGGGTGCTGCCATCGGTGGTGTTGAAGGCGGAGAGCGTGGAATAGCCGTTGGCGTAGCCGGTGGTGTAGAGGGTGTCTTGAGTGGCGGTGGCCTGGCGGTTGTAGGTGCCGTGGGTGGGTGCGCGCCAGCGGAGGGAGAAGGCCTGGGTGCCGAGCTGGATGGGTTGGTAGGAGGTGCGTTGGGAATCGCCGCCGTGGGTGAGCCAGCGCTGGCCGGCGGTGGCATCGACGAGGAAGGTGGCGGTCGCGGTGGAGGTGGCACCGGTGCCGTCGGTGATGGTGTAGCTGGCGGTGGCGTTGCCGGTGAAGCCTGAGGCGGGTGTGTAGGTGAAGGAGCCGTCGGAGGCTTGCGCGAGTGTCCCTGAGGTGGGCTGGGTAAAGGTGGTGACTGTGAGGGGTTCTTCGTCGCCGTCGCGGTCGTTGGTTTGAAGGAAGATGCCGGCGAGGGGCTGGCCGGGGGTAATGGCGATGGTGTCGGCGATGGCCTGGGGGGCGTCGCTGACGGAGGTGACGGTGAGTGTGACCGGGGCTTCGGTGGAGCGGATTTCGCCGTCGTGGGCGAGGTAGCCGAACTCGGTGAGGTCGAGGCCGTGGGCGTCGGGTGGCGGGGTGTAGATGACGCGGGGAATCGTGCCGGTGACAGCGGCGGGCACGGTTGTGATGGAGGTGCCGGGGGTGATGCCGTCGGCGGTCTGGTGGAGGGTGCCGTGGACGGGGAGGCGGGTGATGCTGTAGGCGAGGGGCGCGTTTTCGGGGTCGGTGGCGGAGAGGGTGATGGTGACGGGGGTGTCTTCGGCGGTGGTGATGCGGAGGGCGGTGGCGGTGGGTTTACGGTTGTAGGGATCGGTCGCGGAGTAAGTGCGGATAGCTTTGTCGGGGGTTGCCAAATACAGGGTGTGGCCGGCGAGGGCGGTGTGGCCGCCGGCGGGGAGGGTCTGGCGGAGCTGGAGGGATTTGAGGTCGAAGAGGTAGGTCTTGGTGGCGGAGGCGGCGATGAGGGTGTCGTTGGTGACGATGGGCTGGCCGTCGAGGCCGGTGTCGGTGCCGGGGAGTGCGTAGGTGGCGCGGAGGAGGCCGGTGGTTTGATCGTAGGCTTTGATGCAGGAGCCGTTTTGGGAATAAACGAAGATGGTCTGGTGGGCGAGGGCGGGGCTGCCGTTGAAGATGCCGCGGACGCGCCAGGCGGGCTGGCGGGTGTTGAGGTCGAGGGCGATGAGTTCGTGGAGGTCGGTGCCGACGTAGAAGGTGTTGTTGATGAGGTAGGCGTGGCCGGAGGAGCAGGCGAAGGTGCGGCCGGCGTTGTAGGTGCCGCCGAAATTGAGGGACCAGAGGATGGCGCCGGTGGTGGGGGAGTGTTCGCGGAAGGTGGTGCGGATGAAGGTGAACAGGCGGTTGTCGTGGAGGACGGGGGCCCAGCGGTCTTGTTGTTCGAGGGTGTTGTTGAAGAAGCGCTGGGTGCCGGTGGCGGGTTCGAAGCCGTAGAGGCCGCCGTAGTAGCCGCCGTTAATGAAGACGCCGAGGTCGGAGACGGCGGGGCTGAGGTAGCGTTCCCATTGGGCGGTGAAGGGGGCGGACCAGCGGGAGGAGCCGTCGCTGGCGTTGAGAGCCTGGAGGCTGCTGGTGCTGCCGTTGCTGATGGGGATGTAAACGGTGCCGGCGTGAGTGGAGGGGGCGTTGGTGCCGTAACCGCCGCCGCTGAAGGAGCGGCGCCAGGATTCGTCGCCGGAGACGCGGTGGAGGGCGAGGAGGTCGGAGGTGTTGAAGCTGTTCGGGATGGAGGCGAAGACGCGGCCATCGGAGATGACGAGGGGATCGGCGGGGAGGGTGAGGGCGCGCGACCAGCCGGCGGTGAGGGGGGCGGTGCCGAGCTGGATGGGCTGGTAGGCGGTGCGGGCGGGGTTGCCGCCGTAGGTGGGCCAGTCGCGGGCGAGGGTGGCGCCGATCTGGAGGGTGACGGTGCTGGAGGATTGGATACCGGAG from Nibricoccus aquaticus includes:
- a CDS encoding MlaD family protein, encoding MKTKMNPALVGVFVLGALALGVAALLTFGGVSFFSKPQRFVVSFDETIHGLDLGSPVKVRGVRAGRVVDLNVHYDAKTNLSRVVVICELTRKVVVNHDGVEMDLSNRAQLEEMVKRGLRAQLGVQGLATGLLYVELTFEDPEVYPLGELAAGGRFLEVPSIPSSMAEAYASAMQILSNLKKIDFPGLEKDVRALLVDTRAKVNTIDLAAVTAEWAKAGKSVSALTESPEILKTFANLNTAIDALKVTMAGLDKQVGPAGEQLAAVLEQAKTTLKTFDAAAANARNFISAQSGLGEEATRTLMQLSEAAGALQRLTEFLERNPSSLITGRKGPQ
- a CDS encoding PqiC family protein, with the protein product MNSKNPRELNGDGAGVARLRRRFLPAWALMAVAATVLGGCQLLPVATADATRFFVLTGPTASGLSVAHTGGRLQIGLRAVEMPAYLRSTKSMVVRDGANEIRYQDYARWAEPLEAGVLRILKEQLLASPVVRGVDAHPMRGDVARDYDVSVRIIRCEGAAGSDDVARFSASYEIVAADGSGKVLASRTFSAPETAWNGKDFGALATLLSEGVTALGGQIAGDLAK